AGCAATGATTTCCATCGACCTGCGCACCTCCAGAAAGCCCGCCTGCTTCAACTCCTGCATCAACGCACGCCGATGCTCCGTCTTCAGCGCCTGCGGCGTGGTGGAAAGCGACATCGCGTACTGGTCGATGCGCTCGCGGATCGCCTCGGCATTGGCGGGATCGAGCGATTCTTTTGCACCGACGCCAGAAGCCGTGCAGAACTGCTCCAGCACGTTCTGAATGCCGCGAAACAGATTCAGGTCGACGTTCAGACACAACGCGGCGATATAACGTCCCGATGAATCCTTGATCCCGACCGACGTGCTCTTCGCCCGGCGGCCGTCGCCGAACTGGTTCGGATAGTTGGTCAGCAACTGCGGATAGTCCTCGTCCGCGATCCGCGCGAGTCCGAGCTCCGTTGCCGGGTCACCGACCGCGCGCCCGGACAGGTTGTTGTGAATCGCGAGAATCGCATGCCCCGGGTCGCGCAGATCGTGGACGACGACTTCGCAAAACGGGGCGAACGTCTGCCCCAGACCATCGGCGATCTGCTTCACCTGATCGAGAAGCGACTCCTGCTCCCGCTCCAACACGTTTTTTCTCATGATAGACGTTTTATCTAAAATTACCCATATTGTACAGTCACTTGCGGTCGCAAGACGTAGCGACAAAAACACTGCGCGGTTTCATTTCTCTTGAACGCAATCCGGCATCGCCTATATTCGACTCATGCGTGACGCATCGAACACAGTGCCTTGAGTCATAACGACGTTGCAAAAACCAGTGAGCCCGTTCATGTGCAATACGTATGAATATCCACAACAGTACAAAGGCTCGGGCCGCCGGCAATTTCTCCGGTTGACGAGCGCGGCGGCCGTTGCAGGCTTTGCCCAGATCACGTTCCTGTCCGGCGTGGCACGCGCCGATGCGCTGACACGGGCGCAGCGCGACCGGATGTCGCCGCAAGAAATCATCGACGACATGAAACAGGGCAACGCGCGCTTCCAGAAGGGCGAGCGAAAGCCGCGTAACTATCTGCGCGAGCAACGCGCGAGCGCAGCGGGGCAATATCCCGCCGCCGTCCTGCTGAGCTGCATCGATTCGCGCGCACCCGCCGAAGTCATCATGGACCTCGGTATCGGCGACATCTTCAACTGCCGCGTTGCGGGCAATGTCGAGAACCCCGACATCCTCGGGAGCATCGAGTTTGCGTGCAAGCTGTCGGGCGCGAAGGTCGTCGTCGTGATGGGCCACACGGCCTGCGGCGCGATCAAGGGCGCCATTGCAAACGCCGAGCTGGGCAAT
The Paraburkholderia terrae genome window above contains:
- a CDS encoding helix-turn-helix transcriptional regulator — its product is MRKNVLEREQESLLDQVKQIADGLGQTFAPFCEVVVHDLRDPGHAILAIHNNLSGRAVGDPATELGLARIADEDYPQLLTNYPNQFGDGRRAKSTSVGIKDSSGRYIAALCLNVDLNLFRGIQNVLEQFCTASGVGAKESLDPANAEAIRERIDQYAMSLSTTPQALKTEHRRALMQELKQAGFLEVRRSMEIIAAHLGVSRATVYNDTK
- a CDS encoding carbonic anhydrase family protein; the protein is MCNTYEYPQQYKGSGRRQFLRLTSAAAVAGFAQITFLSGVARADALTRAQRDRMSPQEIIDDMKQGNARFQKGERKPRNYLREQRASAAGQYPAAVLLSCIDSRAPAEVIMDLGIGDIFNCRVAGNVENPDILGSIEFACKLSGAKVVVVMGHTACGAIKGAIANAELGNLTGLLDKIKPAVQATEYNGERSATNYAFVNAVARKNVELTIGNIRRDSPVLTEMESQGTIKIVGAMYNLSTGALEFLG